The sequence below is a genomic window from Bactrocera neohumeralis isolate Rockhampton chromosome 4, APGP_CSIRO_Bneo_wtdbg2-racon-allhic-juicebox.fasta_v2, whole genome shotgun sequence.
ATGGTGATCGTACATTGTTTCGGTTGCGTTTGTGGAGCACATTTGAATCCCGCCATCACATTGGCCGTTTACATTTACGATATGATCTCACTAACAATGGCGGGCGTTTATTTTTTGGGACAATTACTTGGCGCCTTTCTCGGTTACGCTCTAATGATGGCATTAATACCAGAGAGTGCCGTGAAGTTGGGCGGCGCCGAACATGGTGTCTGCGTTGCCACACCACATCCACAAATTACCACAATGCAAGGATTCTGGATTGAGTTCATTCTCACTGCAATGCTGATAATCACCACCTGTAGTGCGGCCGATTCACGAAACATTACATTTCAAGACGCATTGCCGATCCGCTTCGGCTTAACCGTTACCTGCCTTAGTCTCGCGGGGGTAAGGTGTAACTAAAGcaagcacacaaacataaaaTGTCTTAATACAAATACTAATTTTAGGGTCAATACACTGGTGCCATGGTCAACCCTGTCAAAGCTGTTGCCTCAGCTGTCTGGAATTCCGATTACCAGGACCATTGGATATACTGGGCAGCGCCAATGCTCAGTGCAGCGGTGAGCGCCACCTTTTACAAAGTGATTTTCAAGCGGGATATGGTGGAGCGGGAGCTGAACGAAAAGAGATGACTAGgagtataaacatataaaattacGATCTGATTAAACGTACATATCTctcgaaaaagttaaagtgtgctagaaaaaattcaaatattggtGGCTAAAAAAATGTCCGAGCGTACCGACGTGCACACTATCATAGATACATACAAACCAGCTTATGGGCATGTCATTCAAGCAACGCCTTCAAACAGCAGGAATTTCATTCAACTTCAATGTGTCAAATAGCATTCATATGtcaaatgtacataaattttttcatctcCTCAATCAATTTGCTTCATAAATTCTATATTCTTTCATTGTCCATTTTCTCGatgtaataaaaacatatacgaTAAGTGTTGTGTACAACTTGATTTTGTGCAAAGTTAATTCCTCGTCCTCTTTTGTGGCAAATGAAGTTCAACAAGCTTTTCTTCGTACAAATTTTCGGTGAATTCTGTGCCGCTTCGATGTGGATGCAGTTACATTGTTATGGCATTGATCCGTTAGTTGCCGAAGGTGGCGTAATGTCGTATGGTCTCTGTGACGGCTGCGCACTGATGATAATCATACAGACATTCGGTTGTGTATCTGGCGCCTACATGAATCCCTGTTTAACAGTTGCCGGCGTCATTATGGGACAACTGAAGTGGGATTTGGCCATATTTTATGTGATTATGCAATACTTGGGTACGATGCTCGGTTTGATACTGGCTTATTACACAACACCGGCGATGACGAGATCAGATCTCTATTGTGTAACTGATTTGTCACCACAGACCTCTATACTCGGTGGTTGCCTTTTGGAATTCCTCATGACTTCAGCATGGGTGTTGGCCCAGTGCTCTGCCTGGGATAAACGCACTCAAGGCATTCAAGAATCCATATCTTTACGTATGGGCGCGGTAATGATGTCACTGGTACTTTGCGCGGTGAGTAAATTTCGATTGTGAGAAAACTCTCAACTGCTCAATTATTTGCGGagataatatttacatatataaataagtcaTTAGAGGTAAGTGGAATTTTCTGGAGGTGATCTTTCCCTAATATGTCCGATATAGggtcaaatatttgacaaattaagGATTTTATAAGTTTCAGGTCATCGCGATTTATCTAATGGAAGTTTTCCTTGTCTTAAATATATGGGCGtaatacaaaagtaaaaaatgttacaGTTTAAGATTTATTCTTTTTTGGTTCACgattaattttgtttacttgAGTTTATGCTTACCAtatattcttctttttctttactggcgtagaaaccacttacgcggttatagccgagttaacaactgcacgccagtcatttcttcttttcgcaaagtggcgccaattggaggttccaagcgaagccagatccttctccacctggtccatCCAACAAATtgtaggtcttcctcttcctctgcttcctccagcgggtactgcgtcgaatactttcagagttggagtattttcgttcattcggacgacatgacctagtcagcgtagccgctgtcttttaattcgctgaactatgtcaatgtcatcgtaaaTCTCATaaagctcattgttccatcgaatgcgatattcgactCATCAGCTGATGTTGTGGGATCTcacttttgtggattgggcagaacacacttaaattccagtcgTCGTGCATgttttcgtccaaccatattctacaaagaagctgatgcatgctccttatcagttctttgccgccgtgtttgaatagctcggccggcaatccatcggcgctcgccgctttgttgttcttcagacaggtaatttctattcgaaccttttcatggtcggacaatggaacgtctgctctatcgtcatcgattggggaatcgggtttgccttctcctggcgttgtacttttaCTGCAATTCAGCAGGCCAGAGAGCTGTTCCCTCCAGAATTTTACTATGTTCTGGGCATCAGTTACTAGTTCACCTCCTTggcttctacaagagtatgctccagtcttgataccttctgttagtcgccgcatcttttcgtataattttcgaGCACAACCCTTGtcagccagcttgtcaagcttttcatactcacgcattttggtctctctctttttctgtctacataTGCGTCTGGCTTCCCTCTTCaaatctcggtatctatcccatcccgcacgtgtagtggtcgatcgtaacattgcgagatatgcagtctgttttctctcctctgcgacacggcactcctcgtcgtaccagctgtcctTTTGCTCCTttctgtacgtaaggagcttgaaataccgtccaagttgttgacgagtactctcagagagaggggtgcaagccgagtagaaaatcgttcggctatctgttgtgattgcagcttctcgacttcgaaccttccttgtgtttgttgacgtgcgttttttgctgcatagAGACGGGTgggaatcttggctgcaacaagatagtggtccgagtcaatgttagaaTCTCGGAGcctacgcacgtctagaacactgaagacgtgtcttccgtctatcaaaacatgatcgatctgataATTTCAATCCGTAGGCAGCCAGGTAGCTGATACCATATATTATCTGTTGCAAACCGTATTGCGGTGACAGCTTCACATAAGTGTCGAAAACGAGCAAGTGAAATTTATGAGCTTGTGAAAACATTTAATAtctcgaaaatgtttgttcaCCGCACTATTGATAAAATTTCTAAACACGCCTACAGTTAATGACTGAAGGAAAAGTGGTCAGCCGGGCGTGCTTCGAACCAATTCAACCAATTCTTTTCGCAAAAACATTCGCAGAAATCCTCTTAACACACGTTAACAGAAAATGATGGCAAGGGAAAAGGGAATCAACGCCAAGACTTATTTGAGATGATCTCCATATAACCAGCCAACTGGTCATCTTCTGACAACACCCTTGAAGCACATTAGGCTGAAAGATGTAAGTGACCAAATTTTCAAAGTAGTTAAGCTCTCTTGGGTGGAAAACTGTGACTTAAAAGCAATATTCCTGGTTACACATCTGGAGATAATTGGCGTCTGTAAGTCCGGATTTGAATCCAGTTTGTGGTCCGAGTTGGAGAACATGACCTGTTGAAACCCTCACCGAAATTTGGAGAGTCTCAAAAATCTTTGGTTCAGAAGCTGTGTTCTTTGGTTCATTTGAGGGCTTGTTTAAAGGATAAATGTTGTACATAGTTCATCTAATCTAggcattataaaataaaactaactttattaaaaatatattatagttttattattaAGACGACCTGAACTTGTAACTAAAGTGTTGGCAGAACTAAGTAAATAATGACAGGTTAGTTATACTATTTATAACGACGACACCGACTTTAATTATCTCTGATTTCTTAAATTCTTGAAGATtcacttaaaaataaacaagaaactTATGCAAATGAATAGATATAgagtagaaaatatttgaaacgaaatattagaaaaaattgtgCGAACTTCCAGAACGGATAAGATTTGTTAAAagtattttcagaaattatGAACATTCCAAAGAACTTAACTCGTATTAACTTATACGAGTACTATAAGTCATATAATCAAACTGTTTCATGAGTACTTTTTGCCTCATGTGCGAGATATTCATAACGGGTGTTTCTTTAGAtgtgtggttttcaatgagcAATACTTCATTCTTTGCCAATATATGCACAAAACTATCGTGTTTGGagtgatgataatccacaagccattgttgGAATTCCGTTACAACTTCAAAGAGTTACTGTTTGCTGAGCTCTATTGAGGAAATAGGCGTGGTTCTAGTCTCATTTCGCTCAATTATCCAACAcatttatccaaaaaaaaattattacaaacttATAGTTAGAAACACTAAATAAGAACTATTCTTCTTCAACAGGGTTACATGAGCGGTTTAAGCATGAACTCAGCAAAGAGCTTAGCTGGTGCTCTCTTCAACTGGTATTGGTCGAACAACTGGATATATCATGTAACAACGTATCCGGCAGCAATTCTCATGTCACTCGTGCACAAATTTTTACTTAACGAAGGTTCGAAATCTGCCGAAGAGTAAACAACTCTGATATTGAAATTACTGCCGTATGAAGTCataatttgtttgctttgaaTATCGAAAATTCAtcagtttatttgtttttttttttatgtgactGGCAATAATATTCGAACGGTCAAatatacacttatatatttatattaatatatagacattttctcttcaaatttgGCGTATTATACTAAGTGAAAGCATATCTTAAAATGAAATTCGATAGGCATTTGTTTATGGTGTGTGTCAGCGAATTCATCGGCACCGCGATTCTCATGTGTGTCGGCTGTGCGTCTGTGGTGGGCATTACATTACCATTTTATGAACGAAACTTGGCAATGATCGGAATTGGTTTTGGACTGGCCGTGCATATTTCCGTGCATACCCTGGGCACGATTTCCGGCTCGCACATCAATCCGAGCGTTACCATTGCGGCCGTCATGCTTGGCAATATGGAGTGGCAATTGGGTTGCTTTTATGTATTGTGTCAGTTTCTGGGCGGCCTCACCGGTTATGCACTGCTATTCGCGTCCCTTACGGCATATGTACGCACCGACAGCTTTTGCGTCACTAAGCCAGTACTTGGTATCGAAATATGGCAGGCAATCTTGATTGAGTTCTTCCTAACATGCATActtgtgtatttttgttgtgGCGCCTGGGATAAACGTAATCCACAGGTGCATGATTCATTACCTATACGCTTTGGTTTGTTGATTGGCGGTCTTATTTTTGCGGCGGTAAGTTTCGGAACAATAATGATGAAAGCATTGAAGAAATCTTTCTTTTAATAGGCACCTTATACCGGCGCCAGCATGAACGTGGCACGCTCCCTACCGCCGGCCGTTTTAACAAATACTTGGACGGGATTTTGGATATACCCCGTTGCCCATGTGCCCGCTGCAATTTTGGTACCGTTAGCttggaaatatttacatacagcCGGCTCCTCCGACGCTGGTGGCACTGAAGGAGAGGCATAACTATCAAATAAATCGAATTCTACAGACGCAAGACTTACGACGGTTTGAgactaacaaattttaataacagtttttaaataaaataattgttaacgACTAGTCAGCTAAACGTATTTTTCTCCAAGCACACGACTAGCATCCTGAGCAGTGCGCAACCCTAAGTTGGCTTTTCAAAGTACCCAACCCGAAGTAGTATCGATCTCAACTCGGAAAGCTTACATCTTAAACTAAGAGTTTACTACACTTATAATGTACCTTAGGTTCCTTTCATAGTGAGGCACACCTAACTTCTTAACTGTAGGATATTTTCAGTGATACACTCTAGAGCACTGGACGTATCTGAGAATAATTTGTATGAAAGTATGTGAACTGCTTCGAGTATATAAAAGACTTAACTCATTaagtttaatttcaaatacatacatcgTAAGTATTCTTCTTGATCGGTCCTTTGAACGCTCAAGGAACTAGCGAAGCGCACAAAGTCATGTCTCTACAAAACTGTATCCAGACTGTCTTCTACAGTGAGTGGCCACCCTTtctagtccagtcattatagtaagttcacctcggaattcgatatacccatctatatgtctgtaaatacttgtatattgacaccctaaagttgtctcaaaacctacataatgggtatatcgaattccgagattcttacttaatttaagcttaaatgactggactattcCCTTGCTATCGCCAATTAGAACcgcattaaataatttcagaGCGAAATGATGTGGACGGAGTGAAAGTGTGCAGCTGAAGTATTGGCAAGAGAACACTATTAGTTTTAAAGGTTGAgattgtttctaaacctttaaGTTATATCCTAtagtgaaaaatattcaaagattaAGGAGCCGCTCTGTTTCAATACTCGCAGACGTATAAGTCTACACAGATTCTGTACTCAAATGTGATAACAAAAAGGAGTATTACTAATCATATGTTGGCGGttgatattttctttatttttccagATTTGCCGAATTGTAAAATCTAGTTTATCGTAACAAAGTCaaaagtttttgtaattaattgccaAGAGAATTTTAGGTGAAAAAGACGTACCAAAGGTAGGGTGAATATCTGAGGACTCACCGAGATACTTAAGAGGCGCAATTTGACACAAGCAGAACTCTTTTATGTACATTCTGCACCACTCTGTGCTCCTGACGAATTTCATAAATTCGAAAAGTTTTATATGTGCAACTTCCGGAGCATCGCAAAAAAACCCTCGTTTGATAGTTGCGATTTTTTCCCCATCGGCCCCCAAACCACGCTAAACCGTTGTTTTCTGTGGATGAAATAGCATCTCTTCAATCTCTTcgggttgctcttcgtcctaaatgcggcaattttgcttgtttatatacccattgagccagaaatgggccacatcactgaacaaaatttggctcgaaaatgtcggatcttcttggaacttttcaagaggcTATAGAGCGTAGCGATGTagtttgggaaggtcgagcggctttagttcttgcacaagctgtattgtattcattttcaatttaagatctcgacgtaaagtgcgccaagtcgttttatacgtcagtccgagttgctacgaATGGCGACGAatgactctccacggtcttcgtgtacactctctgcTACGGCtgcaatattttcttcactatgtgctggacgtggtctagtcggtcaaatattatccaataatgaatgctgggtctcaaggtgGGTGGttgtgttgcgaatagtacgctcagtaggtcgattatgttgaACATAAGCTGAACAAAACGGgggaaacacattttttacagaacgtgaattttcgcaataaagttgaacgatttgtaaacgttttttGGGAgtaagtacctctacttggaacACCCGTCACTATACTAGCTTTGAGCTCACTGACTGTGCACTCAAAACTTGTCAAGGGGTGCACAGCGAAATCGCTGGAACTGCAAAGCAAAGCAGGGCACCTTTTCCTCAATTTCATCGGATTGTAGTCGAATCGGTTCTCCGATAGCTGCTTGGGTTCTAGCGTTAAACCCTTGAACCTCCAGTGAGCTCAGCAAGCGCTGTTCAATAACCAGAACTTGTGCTACTGCGAGAACCTTCTGGCACAGAGTGAACTACTGGCTTCTAATAAAGTCAATCTCAACAATTATAGGTGTTCTGACTGCCCCCTGTCCAATAGATTTACATGCGGTGCAGTTAAATATTCTGTCCGACGCTCTTTGCCAAAGCTGTATGGAGAAACACAAGGTGGAATCATCTTGCTACTTCCTACTCTTTTTCCCAACTATTGCCACACAGAGATTGAAATACCTCGGTAGACCCACCTTTGACGAATCTAGCGAAGCTGCTGGGATTGATATTAAtcgccttaataaatttgtggtaagaATAAAAGGATTTTTCGATGATGATGTCAGGTGATCAACCTTTAGGAGCTTATGGGTAACACAAATGACGAACTTCTGTTCAGGTGGGATTCATCGATTTTGGACCAATTAAACGACCTGTGGGTTATGACCCAATCTAACCTAACAATATGAGTTTAATTAAGTGGCACAGTAtcgattatttgaaatttttaggatatatttataacacttcttcttcttcttaattggcgtagacaccgcttacgcgattatagccgagttaacaacagcgcgccagtcgtttcttcttttcgctacgggGCGCCAATTCGATATTCCAagagaagccaggtccttctccacttggtccttccaacggagtggaggtcttcctcttcctctgcttcccccagcgggtacagcgtcgaaaaTTTTTAGAGCTGTGgttttttcgtccattcggacgacatggccTAGCCATAGTAGCCGCAGTCTCTTAATTCGagagctatgtcaatgtcgtcgtatatctcgtacagctcatcgttccatcgaatgcgatattcgccgtggccaatgcgcaaaggaccataaatctttcgcagaacctttcactCGAAAaatcgcaacgtcgactcatcagttgttgtcatcgtccaagactctgcaccatatagcaggacggaaattatgagtgacttatagagacttattggtttttgttcgtcgagagaggactttacttttcaattgcctcctcagtccgaagtagcacctgttggcaagagcaatcctgcgttggatttccaggctgacattgttgcaTTTATAACACACATTTCAAGAATACACagaaaaattttgtagaaaaaatggCGCTAAGAAATGGTCTTCCACTGcaattatatacacaaatatccTTTCATGCTTATGTTTACGCTATCTTTCTGGAATTCGAaccttcttttatttaattttaacacaACGAAAAGTTCTTGGATCGTTTCCTTTATCTCTCGACAAACtacataaatttacatacatacttttttttGGACCTTCGAATGCTAGAATGAGCTACATGTAATTATAATTTCCTCCTGTCTGCTGTTAGCTCAATTGTTATGTGTGAAAGTCATggaggtgtctacgccagtaaaaaaaggaataaggAGAAAGCCATCAAAAATTAGTTAATGCGTCTAAATTctgaaataattacaaatatcaCACAGTTAATGATTTTTGTGCTATAGTTACTGGTGTGGTCCAAAGCAGCAGTATGTGGGAAATGGACTTGGTTTTCTTCCGATTCAgctgaaattcaaattatgtTATGAAAGAATCAAAATATTAGAGTACTATCCAATATACCCTATTGTCATAAAGAAAcgaatatttctattttaaatataaaaaattatttctgcgAACATACTGCACCTAGACGTGGTGCAGGGGCTTCAGTCACATAAACTTTAATggaacttattttttaaatagttttactCATCGCAAGAATCgacgaatgcactttatgtacttcagaaagacaagcgtatacatTTGGCACAGACGTCACTGACAGCCATACCaacccagaaaaaaaaattaatttaaaaagtcttGCTCTTTTTTGAAATAGTGTACAGCATAGCATGTAAAGCTTCCGACCACTTGTTAAATTTGTCTCGCAAACAAGTCTGTCTTGAGGTCTAGTCGATagtgaaaattgcaaaatttccatttatcAGAAGATGAGGATTCTCTTCTAGgtggaaataattttaaagaagatTCTTCTCCAAATgtgagattttttaatttcattcacGTTAAATTATACCCCACATAATTTCGATGACAAATTGAGTAGAATGccacataaatatttctttccatTCCTCTCGCTGCCATTTGTCAGTTGGAGCACAAAACATTGGTAAATTGCTTCCAGAAGCTGTTTGATGCAGCATTTgcgttttcttttattaatttaaaaaaaatatattgagtgtAAAGGTTAAGACAATATAAACCCCAAATAGctttttgtaattaataattttgatatactatatgtacatatatatattcaattCCTACTTCCGTTCACATCTTTCTGCCGTTGACCTCCCAGAGAACGCATATCATATTATATCATCATATCATATGATATACAATCTCTGCTTCTCATACGATCTCTGTAGCAAGCTAAAAAATTATCGAAGTGCCAAACCAACTTAGGGTGCGAAGACAGTATTATATAGATGTCGCTGTTTTTCTTTTGGCAAACTTTTATATGACATCAGCTGTTTATAATGACTGCGGATGACCCGCTATGGGATCAGCTGAGTGTTGAAGagataagaaaattaaattttactttattttatctttGTTATTTAAATACAGATCTACCTCAGTCCACAATGGAAAAGAATTTCATAAGTGTATTGTTGCTATAATgtatcaatattttttgcactAACAAAAGTTTCAGCAATCGAAGACTGCAGTAGTGTGTTTTCGTTTTGTGTAGTGTTCCACAATTCATCAGCACCACTTCGTCGTTAGATACTTAAAATGGATATAACAGATTTTATTATTGGCGGTACGGCTTCCCTTGGGGCTACATACTTTACAAATCCATTAGAGGTTAGTACCCGTTAGTTGAAATTAGTATATCCTTATTACCCTCATTGAATATAAATAGGTGATAAAGACGAGAATACAACTTCAAGGCGAACTatctgcaagtggcacatatgTGAAGCCTTATAAAGGAGTAATTAATGCGTTTATTGTGGTCGGGCGGAATGAGGGGATAAGTGGTCTACAAAAGGGACTAGTGCCGGCGTTGTACTTTCAATTTGTATTAAATTCTTTTAGGTAAGATTATGTACATATTGGACGAAGAACTttctatgaaatatattttttcttagattAGGCTTCTATACTACGGCTATGCAAAAAAAATGGATGCACAAGAAGAATGGTGATGTTTCCTTCCCATTGGGTTTGTTTTGGGGCGCGTTGGGTGGTTGTGTGGGCACATATTTTTCTAGTCCCTTTTTTATGGTAAATTATATAATTGTTCAAATGGTTTTTGAATCATCCTCGAAATCATctggtaaatttttttgctgCGTTCATTAACGAAAAACATCAGTATATTTTATGCATGCTATATGTTTGTACAAACGTGTATTGTCTGTGGCAATtcgtaacaaaaacaacatgctCCTAGAGTGATAAGAAGTAAATCCATTCATATATAAtcacttgaaaaataattactcAAACGAATAGTTTATGGCAAAAATTAGTCTTATGTAATGATATCTAATACTCTATGGATTATTTCAGATAAAAACGCAATTACAATCACAAGCAGCTAAAGCTATAGCTGTCGGCTACCAACATAAGCACACCGGCACTTTCCAAGCCTTGCGCCAAATCTATGCTGAGCGTGGTATAACTGGTTTGTGGCGGGGTTCAATGGCTACTGTACCACGGGCAGCTTTGGGCTCTGGCGCTCAAATTGCCACTTTCGGCAAAACGAAGTCTATGTTACGCGACAATGGCTGGGTAACGCAACCCACATTGAATTCCTTCTGCGCCGGCGGTATTGCCGGCACTATTATGTCCCTGGCTATAACACCACCCGATGTGCTAACCACTCGTCTGTACAATCAGGGGGTTGATGCCAGTGGTAAAGGTATATATTACAATGGTTGGCTAGATTGCATAGTAAAGGTTGTGCGCACCGAGGGTTTGCTTGGTCTATACAAAGGATTTTGGCCAAATTACTTGCGCATCGCACCGCATTCTACGTTAGTGCTACTATTTTATGACGAATTAATGTCCATTAGAGACAAATATTATAGTTAGAACTATAAATGTAATTGACAAGCAACAGAGGccttatacatatgcatgcacaATAGAAGAAAATAGAGCAACTGTCCAAGTAActaagcaataatatttttctatttttcttccaaattatttgtttttgttgttcgtaAATATGCCAATTGTTATCTCTCATCTTGTTCATGTTTAAGCGTGATATAACAGTAATCTTTTACATTAGTATGCTTGTATTTGTACatagcattaaaaaataaaatatttttgaaaatagagaatatttacttatatagatgaatgataataaaatgaTGGTTTTAATTACATTCTATTGAACTTtagttttcacaaaaaattgtaataaaactgCAAACTTAAATCAAATTATGAGTATgaagtgtaagaaaaataagtgGATTGCACTCTGTTTTAATAGCTTGACGAAATCTCCTCATCTCAATAAATCTTAATTATTTCCTGCCAACCTgctta
It includes:
- the LOC126755104 gene encoding solute carrier family 25 member 35-like, coding for MDITDFIIGGTASLGATYFTNPLEVIKTRIQLQGELSASGTYVKPYKGVINAFIVVGRNEGISGLQKGLVPALYFQFVLNSFRLGFYTTAMQKKWMHKKNGDVSFPLGLFWGALGGCVGTYFSSPFFMIKTQLQSQAAKAIAVGYQHKHTGTFQALRQIYAERGITGLWRGSMATVPRAALGSGAQIATFGKTKSMLRDNGWVTQPTLNSFCAGGIAGTIMSLAITPPDVLTTRLYNQGVDASGKGIYYNGWLDCIVKVVRTEGLLGLYKGFWPNYLRIAPHSTLVLLFYDELMSIRDKYYS
- the LOC126755108 gene encoding lens fiber major intrinsic protein-like, giving the protein MKFNKLFFVQIFGEFCAASMWMQLHCYGIDPLVAEGGVMSYGLCDGCALMIIIQTFGCVSGAYMNPCLTVAGVIMGQLKWDLAIFYVIMQYLGTMLGLILAYYTTPAMTRSDLYCVTDLSPQTSILGGCLLEFLMTSAWVLAQCSAWDKRTQGIQESISLRMGAVMMSLVLCAGYMSGLSMNSAKSLAGALFNWYWSNNWIYHVTTYPAAILMSLVHKFLLNEGSKSAEE
- the LOC126755105 gene encoding aquaporin AQPAn.G-like, coding for MGVESLQQPTYVLEPQPIRWTRSCLKKLNIDVSTFDYICQFLGELIGTAMLVFLGCMGCSYNASFEHSVFQSAFTVGLVVMVIVHCFGCVCGAHLNPAITLAVYIYDMISLTMAGVYFLGQLLGAFLGYALMMALIPESAVKLGGAEHGVCVATPHPQITTMQGFWIEFILTAMLIITTCSAADSRNITFQDALPIRFGLTVTCLSLAGGQYTGAMVNPVKAVASAVWNSDYQDHWIYWAAPMLSAAVSATFYKVIFKRDMVERELNEKR
- the LOC126755106 gene encoding aquaporin AQPAn.G-like; this translates as MKFDRHLFMVCVSEFIGTAILMCVGCASVVGITLPFYERNLAMIGIGFGLAVHISVHTLGTISGSHINPSVTIAAVMLGNMEWQLGCFYVLCQFLGGLTGYALLFASLTAYVRTDSFCVTKPVLGIEIWQAILIEFFLTCILVYFCCGAWDKRNPQVHDSLPIRFGLLIGGLIFAAAPYTGASMNVARSLPPAVLTNTWTGFWIYPVAHVPAAILVPLAWKYLHTAGSSDAGGTEGEA